Sequence from the Mugil cephalus isolate CIBA_MC_2020 chromosome 20, CIBA_Mcephalus_1.1, whole genome shotgun sequence genome:
TTATGAATTATACTAAGAAATACATTCTGGTGTTAGTGACGCTTTATATAACGTCACACTATGACACTTTGGATCCGCACTGATAAACTGtgggactgagacactttaaaatgtctatatatCTCATATCTGTACAGAAATGCTGTATATTCCAGGTAAATAGGACTGTAAATtagactgtatatttttttgtaattctaaCTTACGACCTCattctattttagttttttaagactattttatttttatttttgactcttattcctatgtctatgtctggttcacgTACGTTCTTTGTTAtccttggacaaaacaatttccctgtgttgatcaataaagttatttttattactaaCTGGAACTGTTTATTGTTGTGAGGTGTTTTATTACTAGTTTTTGTGtcgttttgttgtgttgtgaggTGTTTTTTACTAGTTTTTGTGtcgttttgttgtgttgtgagtTGTGCTTTGGGTAATTGAGTAGTTTAGCAGTGTGAAGATAACTGTGTTGGGCGTGGACTCCAGGAAGAATAGCGACGGCCTCAgccaaagctaatggagatccagATAAATGAGATGGAAACGTTTGCGGTCGCGCTGATGCAGGTCAGATATTTGAGATTCTCCCACTCGGCAAATAAAATTCTTGCCTCCTAATGTCACATGTGAAAAAAGGCCGGTGGGTTAAAATAGAACTCAAGGGACAGATCATGTAAAAGCCGTGAGGATGATGAGGGCCTCTCTATAGGACACTGTATACTCTACAccaggggcgtcaaactcattttagttcaggggccacatacagcccaagttgacctcaagggggcggggcctgttacccaatagcttattacctggtaaataaagacaactccaaatgtttccctttgctttagtgcaaaaaaaagtgcagctaTATGCAATGAACAAttgtgaaatttcttattttgtcaaaaattttcagctaatttcttcagtgtaatttttgcaaattcatcccacgggccagattggaccctctggcgggctggttttggcccccgggccttatgtttgacacccctgctctacaCAGTGGTTGTTGTGTAACTGCATGTTACTTGAGTATTTCAGGTCCAGGGTTTAGCCGTGTAcgtgtaaatatatttttaataacacACATTCCAGCCAATGAAGAGACAGCTGCAAAACGAATTATTTCCCCAAAGGTGAGTGTGATCTTCAAACAACGGATATTTTGACTGAACTGTGCAGACGGAACCTTGACACCGAGGACTGAACTAGACTGGAAGATGTTCGTAACCTACAATCATTAAAAGTCTTTTCAATGTCGCCGATTAATCAAATCTCAGATTTTTCTCAAACTCGATTTATTTGTTCTTAAGAACTTATGTGAGACTAGAAGGTCGGGCTGGACCGTAGGACACTAAGGGCCAGTTTCTTGTCTTAAGGGAACAATGAGAAAACGACTAATTTTGGCTGCTTTTTAACATCAGTTCATATAACCACAACCTCCTCCGAATAAACCGTCCCACCCGGCTGCACTCACTGGGCATGGAAGTCGATTAGCACGGGCAGCTCGCTGTTGATGACCCGTTCTGTGAAGTCCTCGTTGTCCTGAACGTTGAAGGAGACTTCCCGGCGGGACGTGTGAGGGAGGGCGCGAGGCAAAGTGCGTgagggggagaggaaggagacCCGGGTCGTGGCCGACtgaagggaggtggaaaaagaagACGACGctgtggtggtggcggcggtggtggatGTCGGGGGGAGGCGGCGAATATCTTTCACGGAGAACGTCCAGATTCTACGCACCAGCAGCCTGTGAGCCATctggaacaaataaataaataaataaattcatttataGAGCAGGCACACAAACTGGTTTAAACAAGATTCTCCAAGTCTCTGCTACAGTTAAAATTACGCAAGCTTAGAAATCAATCTTAACAAACTGCTGGTCTTAATCCAATTTGAAACGAAAGTGATGTAACTACTTTACGCTCCTactccctctagtggacacTGTGAGGCTTTATTTCAGAGAAATGTGCAGCAGTGATGAGAAACTAGTTTCTGAACACGTTTAAACTTTCCAAGTCAAGGAAATTGCAGGAACATCATTAGGTAGGAATTAGCTTTGTGTGAAAATCTCTCAGTGAACCACATGTCTTGTCTCAGACAATATAAACCGACCAGCCATGACGTTATGTTCCTCTGAGGAAACCTGGGTCTTGGCATTTATACGAACCACCACCTGAATAGTTCAGACCAATCACCCCTTCCAGTTCTGACGCTCATGTTGACTGGTCTGCGTCTACAAACTGTGATGCTCTATGTGctctgacacatttctgtcaGAACCAGATTTCAGCAATTTGAGGTACAGTAGATCAGACCAGAGGAGCCGGTGAGACCACGACTCTGCTTcacctcttttcctttctttggaCCACTTTTGTTACAGGTACTACAGACTGCCAGGTAGACCAGGCATTTTTGGACATGCGCTGATCCAGTCACTTAGTCTTGGAAAATCCGCCCACTGACAGGTGTCCCAATAACAAGTTAATCAGTGGTAATCACCTTTGACAGTGACCTGTAGGTCAGCGTGTTAGGGCTGATCGGTGTAGCCGTGAACTtgacaagaagaggaagaacaacTTTATCTTGTTTTTCAGCAGCTTATAGAgacttaaacttttttttttttttttgctttaattgcAACTTTGTTGACTTTCAAAATTGTATTTCTAATTAGCAAACATCATATGTGTAATTCATCACACAATTCAAACAGGACTTTATGTCTTTATGACTACTGTCTCTCACCGGGTCCATTTTTACCAAAACAAGTCCCATGATGTCCACTGAAAGACGCAGAGGACTGTTGTTGTCTCTAATAATGTCAGGTATGTTACAAGTTGTCAACCATGACAGGAATTTAGATGAATAATAAACTGCAACAAATCATGacaattacttttaaaacaaaaacaccaaatttAGAGATTAGACATCAATATTTACagacttttgtttgaaaaaaagaaaaaatgaacaagTAGTTGGTGatcaaaaaattaaattctgtTGTTTAACCAAACGATGATTCTGACTGAGCTCtgaaaactattaaaaaatcTTCTGattaattgataaaaaaaacataatgtgcTCAGTTTCATCACTGATAATCAATTAAAGTCACCAAGATGCTCGCATTGTATTCTCAGCCAATTAAAGAAGTTAGTTTACAAGTCaattgttttacatttgtaaaCATTATTTACGAAATGTCAAACCAacgtttgcttttattttaactatcatttatttagatttaaatgtgtaaattgcATTAGCACGCGGTGCCATTGTTGACGCGGCTATGTTGctcaactgttaaaaaaaatgtcaagatgAGGAAACGACAAAGCTTCAGGTGTTGAGACATGAATAATATTTGATAaactttgtaattttctttAGCTTCATCTACCGGCCGCTCGCTTCCTCCATTAATCTATGTTACGTATGACTTTgccctcttcgtcctcctcctcctcctcttcctcttcctcttcctcctcgtaaCCAACGACAACCTCTTCTTCTGGTTGTAAAAACTCGCCACCCGGACGGTTTCACGGCACAACCTTAAACTATCAGACAAAACCAACACCTGCCAATTAAATCTATAAGGAGTGTTTTCTGAGCTTACCTTGATTGTTTAGCTCGCGACGTGCTCCTGGCCTCGCGGACCAATGAAGTGCTTCCGTTTTAGTTCACGCAGCTATTTCTCGCCTCTCAGCGGAGCAGCGCTCCGAGCGCCGCCCCCTTCAGGTCGGAAGAGGAACTGCAGGATGGGATGTTTgtgagtgagtttgtgtgtgtaagtgtgagtATTTagaaagcacatttaaacacaacaaacgtGGATCAATTTgctgtaaaaaggaaaaaaacaagaaaaaaaaagaccagataAACTAAAAcgtgaaaaaatatataaagacaaaaacaaaaacaaggaagatGCAACTGGACTGATACTACATAATGTTACTGACTGATGCAGTATAtgactggatgtttttttgtacaGATAAGAACTATTGCAGTTTCCACTCATGACGTGCATCCAACCAACATCACATTATCCTAATATTTACTTCACAGACGTGAGTGTGTTGTCAAACTTCTCTTCCAACTCTTAATAAGGGGGAAACTTTGTACCAAACCATACTACATACCAAACCACTGGATTTCTCTACAATATGGCCAGGGAGATATCATGTTATAGAACAagttctgcattttatttatttttttgaaatctgagaataaataaataagatgacTAACATCTCTTGTGCTCCACTCACtgttaattcatattttatcgAGTTGGAACGGCATTGGCCGGTGCCTTTCATGTCCAAGAGGGCAAAGGGATGAAAGGGAGAGAAGGTGGGTGGACTGTTTGGAAGAAGAGACTGGTGTCGTCCGAAGCTCGGTGtaaaaagtcaaactgaaggagacactGCAGAGAGAGGATTGCGGACAGACGGGAGGAAATATTCCACATGAGCGAGAATAAAGTCAGTGCTGTAAACCGTCGCGTCCAGGAGCCGACGATGGAccggaggatttttttttttaagtctgcaATGAGAGGTTGAGTGGTTGTTGTCACGGCAACCGCAAGCTTCCACTTGTAAGGATGAAGAGTGAGGCTCATTTAGTGTTTTATGGCTGATGTGTTCATGTTCTACCCTTCACTTCTGTTCTATTTTGGCTCATTTTACAAAGGCAAAAGTTAAACTACCTCCCTCCCCTTGGATATTTTACTGAGGATGGACGGGAGCACAGAAGCGAAAGTTGGACCTTCGAGACCCTCTTCGACTCTTCGACCTCCGCCGCTGTTCAGGAGCGTCGGACCGCCCGGGCTCTTGGCCAGCCTTCCCCCGCACCGGCGGCTCCGCTCTTTATTCTGCAGATCCAGAGCCGTGCTGCCTGCAAACGCACACGCCACTGAAGCTTCGGACGCCttcacaaacatacaaacagcGCATCACGCTCACGTGCGTTCGCTGCGTTGCAACGACGGACGTGCAGAGGACGTCCAGCGTGGTACAGTGGACTCTGATCTACGGAGGACGGCCACGTCGAAATCAGGGGTTTCAACACACACGTGGGGCCTTGTTTCGAAATGCCCtcatgcacaaaacaaacagcaggagCTGTTTTCTGATCCGCGTCCATCTGCAGCAATCAATGAGAGGCTCAGAGGCAGAGAGGCCAGGCTGGTGACACCTCTTCAGACATCAGAGGACCCTGCgatcaaagaaaaacagcagcaaaggaggaggaagaggagctacAGGGTGGACTGTGCAGGGAAACAGAAATACGTAGTGCCATTATtcactgaggaagaggaggacgccAGGCTCTGTGAGTGGTTGCAGAGTCTGGGTATGGCAGGGAGCGAAGGGAAGGACGCGGCCAGCGCAAACAACCAGCAGCGGCTATTTGTGTCCAGGTGCAGGGGGCGGACGAGGAGGCCAGACACGGCGGCAGGCCACAGGAGAGACAGACGCCCCCACTTCCTGCCTCCCATCAATCAGCCGGACTCCCTCCTGCACGTGCCCCTCCTGCTTCCTGAAAACTCCCCCCCTCCGTCACCTTGCGCCTTCTCAGGTGCCCCCGTCCGGTCCGTGCATGTGCCGCCGCAGCAGCCGCTCTCACGGAGGGAAAAAGTGAAGAGAGACCAGTGATCTGCATTTATGATTTATGTTCTACTTCCTCGTTGTACATTAGTCAAGAGTCGACATCAACAACCCGTCTGTGGCGCATCGTCTCAGCAACAAACCGACCTCTGTGGAAATATTCAGGGTTACTTGAGTGGAGCTACATTTATGCTACTATTGTTTGCACCTATCGGCATCAAGGATAGTGATTCCCAGCCAGGAAGTGGCAGATTTGAAGGGATTGGCgtgtaaagaaatatataaaatacattttgatttCAAACCATATTTTCACCATAAGCAAAGGATAAATAGAGAAAAGACTGAagccttaaataaataataagggAAATAccaaaacaataacacaataaactaGTACACTATGTTAAAGATAAGCCAGCGGTTTATTTGGGTAAATGGTAGATGGAAACATCTAAGCTGCTAATCATCAATCACCTAAATGTAATGGATAAACCAGCTGGTTTAATGTGCTGATGAGAATGTAACTCATAAATGGATGAAACTAAAACGACTGCTAGCTTAAAATTAGcttaaatgttataaataacTTAGCTAATGTCAAAAATGTTAAGTGTAAAGTATAAATAGTTGAAACAGGTACCAAAAACTAAATTTGAAGCCACTAGCTAACTTACGTGTTAGCCTAGCTAGTTTATCAGTAATGGTGGATAAGGGTGAGTGAAGAGTAAAATGGAAGCCTaaagaataatgaataataatttgaaataaCTTGCTAGtttataaatagataaaaaagcTATGTGCTTTAAAATATAGTGGAAAGGATAGTaggaaaatataatattaatataaatggTTGAAATGGCCAACTAAAAATAATGGAGAACTATTAACAATAGTTAGTTAGTTCATCCAGTCAATACAGTTAAATAGGTAAATGGTAGAAAGTCTCAGGTTAATGGATAAATGGTTAGATTGCACAGGGTGCAGGTTAAATGCAaagttgttgaaaaaaaaagggaaaatgacaGTTTGTGTTGATTAAAAGATGAATAGGAGGTTAACAATCCTGTTGTTATGATGCATGAGgtgaaacatatttatttagtcttttgatttgtttgttctaGTTTCTTCCATTAGTGACATGcggatactgaaatatcgatactttcaatacttcagtcacTCGAGGTGatgtagaaacacagtggaaagtaactaaacttctgagttgtggcaacacaacaaacgtTGTGCAACACCTCATGTTAAACCACTACGAGGCATttaggatgaggaggagaacacagggtcagaattaagatgcaagttttcattttatagtagttcttaatagttaaacaataatttattatatatatttaatgttcttattattttatttatttcttttttaagtgttttttaagcattttcacatattttgtatgattgtgtcttctgtttggtttttctttggttgtattagctcagctataaAGTAAACGAGACAACTACCTCAGTATActtttaaagagtttaaaataaataaataaatgaattactctGACGTCTTGTATTTAATCATAGGATTCGGATACGTTTCGCCGacaccagcctgaattttactcgctGGAATCGAGCATCACTATCTTTCATGTATGGTCTACTCTACGGCACAagtcttcaaaagggggtccgCAGTACTGCTGGAGGGTCGCGACATATTtagttgatcagacattttttattcgtttctttttcattttcccccacaacGCTCCAGCACGGCCACTCttctgttgcacatgtttaaaataaaaacatgaatatttggacctgtgtattatttaaatagcttaatattgaatgcaaaataataataataataataataatgtatatttataaatagcactagtttaatatagaacacatatagtaggtagggggtccatatttaatctctcatcagtttcatcagatccttggcctgaaaaacatcgAAGACCCCTGGTGTATGGGTCTAACCCGTCTCTTCGTGTCATGTCCTCATTCATCCAGCAGAGGACGCTGTTCGTTGCCCAgacgggggtggggggcggccgggggggggggggggtttattAGACTGTGGCTGTTGGGGCCTGAACAGAGCGGTGCTGTGTCCCTGTTGAggtgggatgtgtgtgtgtcaggaccAGAACACATGAGGCTCAGTCCTCCTCACCGCTCGCCTCACCTACCCCTCCTGCACATGTTTACTCTCCAACGCGGCCCAAACTGTTTGTGAGTGAGgctcttttttctccccccacccccccacaagCCCTCTTTCCGCCAAATAAACATTGCACCGGAAATTGCAGGGATATCTGGGATTTTTTTGAGGGGGTCCGGTGGAAAGGAGGCGAGGGCTAGAACAAGGCCGCTCTCTGTGACACCTTGGAGGTGAGGGGAGGGCGAAGACGCACGAGTGGAGGGGGGGATCCAGAGGGGAGGGCGCGACCCTGCCTTGGGTGGCTGGCGGGCACCGTCGCTGAAACGTCTACGCGCTAACAAACAGGTACAGGTGACCCAGTTTCCTTTGACCCCGTCGGGAACGACGGCGGTGCGTGCTAAGCCTGACCTCGCTCATCACCCGAAGGAGGCGACCGGGGCTAAAGGTCGCGAGGAAGTGATACTCCGTGACGCAGAGCGCGCCGCACCGCGTGCATCGTAACGACTTCTCAGGAAGGCCCATAACTGCTGCACCCGATCTTGTCTCGCGGCTGTTTATTCGCCTTTATGCGCCTTACTTGTTTCCTTGTCGCACGAGCCTGCAGTTGGGAATACAACATCCATTGACATCGGTGGTTTCATAACAGCCCCTGACAAAGCACACATGAATGGCAGGGTGTGTGCGCGCCTTGCGTACACACAACACTCCCTCCCgccttttgtgtgtgcgtgtgttttgtcCCAACTCACTTCCCGTCCACGTCTTCATTTGATAAGAACAGTCTGGCGGCACACTGCGTAAAGCGCCGTGCACCAAGACGATAATTGGTGAccctgtatttatttcagtttgtatgAAACTCAGTTAACTTCTCCATCTACCgtcattttaaataatgacacGCTTTCTGTTCCTCACGTGCACTattgatgttcgataccaccgatttatTTTCCAAGCCGATACCGAGTTAAAATACAGGCTTTTATCGGCGATACACATAGCGATACTTtactaatgtgtctggtaaacctaaaattaaaaaaaaagagtaatttatttaaaagtcaGAAGtaattgaggtagtggcctaatttactatatagccaagctaataaaacaaaagaaaccccaaacagaggacacaatcatacaaaatatgctGTTTTAAACACTTAATtccaaaaattcaaaaaaataaataagtaaaatattaagaccattaaaataaacaattgtttaactattaacaactactgtaaaatgaaatcttcttaattctgactctcctcttctgtcctcctcatcataaatgcctcatattctttgttgtggtttaacctgaggtgtttcacaaggtttgttgtgttgccgcAACTCAATAGTTTCgttattttccactgtgttcctacatcaccttgaatgactgaagtatcgatattttgatttgagacctggtatcagaagtatccaAATTTCAGTATGGATCCGCATGTCACCGATGTGCACCATGTCTTGATTATAGTGGAGTACACAAAAATGAACATATGCAGAGCCACTTAAAAGTTGTTGCGCCCCTAGACCagatttgacacatttttagatCCCAAAAAGAGGACGTCGAGTTGTTCAGTTCCCCATTTTGCTGAAATTAAAATCTGATCTTCACGAGGCATATTTGTGGAAgtgtgtgatatatatatgGGAAACGTTAATTTGAACTTCTCCTCTGCTTTAAATcttcatttttacattaaactgctcctgagaaaacacagagcGACGCGCTGTTCAGAAGAAGATGGATCACATCCCCATTAAAGTGTGGTTTT
This genomic interval carries:
- the txn2 gene encoding thioredoxin, mitochondrial, with product MAHRLLVRRIWTFSVKDIRRLPPTSTTAATTTASSSFSTSLQSATTRVSFLSPSRTLPRALPHTSRREVSFNVQDNEDFTERVINSELPVLIDFHAQWCGPCKILGPRLEKAVAKQKGRVAMAKVDIDDHTDLAIEYGVSAVPTVIAMRGGDVVDHFVGIKNDDELDSFVSKIIGQ